A stretch of the Hydra vulgaris chromosome 09, alternate assembly HydraT2T_AEP genome encodes the following:
- the LOC100198685 gene encoding protein YIPF3 isoform X2, protein MAASPESLHANTSTPHLKRTDYIKRMDSSESSTSSWDLLPNDGTAVIDLGSDTPLSFTSGSLTPTEKNAKNEYDFMQQMRTKIVEEVGGQVWAAGKSQALRFFDLYSNIDTLRPYFDVEPKEVLVRLSQSLVPRKTTKPQTVAGELYGPMMVVFTLVALLLFSMKFSGHTVQEGTLMGTAIGVCFGYWLGGSIFFYFLSYLCNAHITLLQIVSLTGYALFSHCICILLATVTHESTHGVFYIAIFILGGLSSLRMLGVYVSRTWSKHQGIIIGSIVATIHLLFLLYLHFAYHSTYEEAANLLGREKRSIFSGILVPSSITST, encoded by the exons atggcAGCATCGCCAGAAAGTCTTCATGCAAACACTTCAACTCCacatttaaaaagaacagattatataaaaagaatggataGTAGCGAATCGTCGACATCAAGTTGGGATCTTTTGccaaat GATGGAACTGCAGTAATAGACTTGGGTTCAGATACACCACTATCATTTACTTCAGGTAGCCTGACACCAACagaaaaaaatgccaaaaatgaatatgattttaTGCAACAGATGCGCACTAAAATTGTTGAAGAAGTTGGTGGCCAG GTTTGGGCTGCAGGAAAATCACAAGCACTACGCTTTTTTGATCTGTATTCTAACATTGATACGTTGAGACCTTATTTTGATGTTGAACCAAAAGAGGTTTTAGTTag attatCACAATCATTAGTTCCCAGGAAAACAACAAAACCACAG ACTGTAGCTGGAGAATTATATGGACCAATGATGGTTGTGTTTACATTGGTTGCGTTGCTACTTTTTTCTATGAAGTTTTCTGGACATACTGTG caAGAAGGAACATTGATGGGAACTGCTATAGGAGTATGCTTTGGGTATTGGCTTGGTGGTTCAATTTTCTTCTACTTTTTATCCTATCTCTGTAATGCTCATATCACATTACTTCAGATTGTATCATTGACG gGTTATGCTTTATTTAGTCATTGCATATGCATACTTCTAGCTACAGTTACGCATGAAAGTACTCATGGTGTATTttatattgcaatttttatactaGGTGGATTGTCATCTTTACGAatg TTAGGTGTGTACGTCAGCCGAACTTGGTCAAAACATCAAGGTATAATAATTGGCAGTATTGTTGCAACTATACATTTACTATTTCTTCTTTATCTACATTTTGCGTACCATTCAACGTATGAAG AAGCTGCAAATCTCCTTGGTCGAGAAAAAAGATCCATATTTTCTGGTATTTTAGTGCCATCTAGTATTACATCCACTTAA